In Sebastes umbrosus isolate fSebUmb1 chromosome 7, fSebUmb1.pri, whole genome shotgun sequence, the sequence ATTTTTCATGTCAgttttgattattaaaatatatatgatttgtatttttctgtacTTTTTTCACCAAatgatttgtcatttttgtttaaattttttcaataaattcgTTTTTAATAAAAACTTCTCACTGTGTCTGAGACTTGGCATATGTAGCAAACATCTTAGTGTGACCTTTTCTCCTAATTCCAGGGTAGCGGCTGCAGGTAGTTTGATGGAACCAAACCTCTTCGTCCGTGCAGATCCCCCTAAAATTGAGATGAAAGTTAAATTTGTGTGCAAAAGTCAGTGCAAGAACTAATAAATCTAATCAGTCATTGCATTGTAATTGTTGAAGCAACACTTACGTAGTAAAATCCATCTTGATCCATGTCGCCTAACGCGTAAATGATGTCTCCTGAACGAAAGCCAAGTTCAACCTTTGAGAGATAAAAAACGTTTTGAGACATCACCACACACCACTTTGTTGTATTTGAAACAACAGATAAGTAGAAAGTGGTTAAAAACACAATCATGCAGTGCTCACCTCACTGTCCATGTTGGGTGAATTTTCCCATGGGTCATAGTCGAATAAGGCCACCATTCGTCGAACGACCACATCATCTATACTGGGGATACTGGCTACATCGCTCAGACTTAGATCTGGCGTTAAAGACACACCTGTGGGcccaaaaacacaaacacactttcaaaTCATGCAACTTTAAAGCTAAAATAGAGAATAAATTTGCATACGAGTCAGTGAGAGCATCAAATCTCAGAgaaataactgcttcaaaatgTGACATACTTGAGTAAACAACTACTTTGAACAAGTGCACTTAAAGAAATTATTTGTGCAgtttttcattcatgttttactTATTCGTATTTCATTTagagtgctttttttttacttcctacAGTTACAAACAGTCACAGCTCAGTGCAAACAGCCCCTCCCCCCATACGCTACGTTATATTACCCCTATGTTAGTGTGTTACAGCACAGTGTCCTGGAGAAACAGAGGGCTGATACCTGTGTGGTCCACAGGGAGGAATCCCTGCTGCATGAGTAGATGCTTCAGGTACTCATCATCCACTGGGATTTCAGCCACCATGTTACTTGGCACATAACCGGAGAGGCCACCGGACTCACCGTGATAGAAACCATCAGAGTCTTTGTCTCCAAACACCTAATAAATACAGagttttattactttattttggggggttttggaagaaaaacaaatggatAGTTGCATGTTGCAGCAGTGGGCAGATTTCAGAGAAAGTCACATCAATCAGTTGGAAATGGTGACAGGAAATCAAGATCTTTCTACACACTCAGCTGGTCTAgcacaaacaggaaacaccaaCATGTTCTGTCAACTGATGAAGTGGGCAAATACATCTCAAACATATGAGTTACACATTTGAAGATCACCATGAAAGAATTGCACACATGTTTATACCTGCTCCACGTCTACATTAAGTagcaaaaagtaaaaagatgttttttaccTTGATTATCTGGCCCGGCACAAAAGGCAACTCCTCTGCAGCCGTGTCGTAGTTGGGGGACATTGCAGCAGGGTTGTATGGGTAAAGTGCCACAAAGAGTCGGACGGTGGGGATGGACACTTGGCTCGCAGTCTCAAGCTCCCATTCTGTGAGTTCCTCCGGAGTAACAATCCTCACTTGATCTGGGAATATCAAAACATCCAATTCCAACCCTGTCTCCATTTACAGCAGCGGGAGCACTCGACCGTCCACTTGGCAGACAGATGGCCGCTGCACACAGCAGACCTCTCCTTACCCTTTATCCTAATTTGAGGTAACTAAGCTAAGCAGGAGGAACAGTAATCCTCTTTGAAGCAAGTGGAGAGATCCATTTGTTCACTGCTTGTTGCATGGTAAGACTGTACAACGCAACGTCATGGGAGTTTGCAAAAGAAACCACTAATAGACATttctaaaaaaactaaaaaaacaaaacagtgatgGAAATCCAACAGCATGCAGGTTTATTCCCAGAATTGGAATATAAAGGTTGGAAAGAGAGTTATAAGCCCTTGATTTTCTCAAAAATGGCTGCAAATAAATTGATCCTCTTAGAAAACCATAAAGTTGAGGCACAACTGTGAGGATGCATTcaaattacactttttttgcATGGACGCTGGTCTTATAGGCCTGACTTCTGCATCTACTTtgttggtaaaaaaacaactactttTGACTGTGAAACCATGCAATTAAAAAATCCTTGTATAATTGAGGCCACATTAGTACAATATTCACAATATCTGAAACATGAAGCCATGGTGAAGTGTGAAGAGGCAgtattttcctcctcctccttgacCCAGTTTACACATCACTGACAGTCAACACTTATTCTCTTGACCTCTGGTCAGGTCAGCAGGTGATAATCTCTTCCTGATGACAAACAACAAAAGGTTTAGGGAATAGGGGGTGGACTCgtctgacagcagtgcatgctGGGGTTTGTGACCAAGTTTTTGGTTTAGACACCCCAAAAAATATCTATGTGATGGTTTCTTTCATTCGGAGGCCTACTCTAACCATATTACACCTGCTCCTAAGCCATCACATTTTgattcaatatgtttttttaactcaTGAGGGAAATTTATCATAAACTGTAAACAGCATTAGTGTTAATGCTCTTTATTCACTGTTCATTTCATTTATGCTCTCCCGAACAGGGCACTAACAAATCCCCAAATACagtgtaatgttttaaaaatacatcTGCCAACATAGACATTTGATATAATGTGAGATGAACATTTTGTATGGTTAGTTTAGTTGCTTATTATGGTTTTTGTCTGTCGGTTTTCATTAAAGTCAGTCATCTGTCTCATTTCCTCAGTGCTTTATGTTTTGTGCAGCCACATTGCTTTGTGTATtgttataatattgttttttcaaaatagatttatatttatatattcatttattaatgtatttagaAGCAATTACGcattgattgtttggtttgtatcTGTTGATGTGGGTGGCAAGCTGCTGCATGTCCATGCAGGAATAAATCTAATTCATTGTATTAGCTTGTCCCTGCCACCAGGGCTGGactggccatctggcatacCGGCCATTTTCCCGGTGTCCTTTTGGGCCGACgtatgtctttttctttttttttgtggcccataaaacaggtaaatcggcccatttcttttccttaTTAGACACTGGGCTGGCCCAATCGCATCTTTAACACCTCCCCCTTTGTGCTCTGTGCCGGGTGGccacagtgaggaggagagggagaaagaagagggagggagtgtagagttTGCGGTTATGGGTTATGCAGTTATGAGCCGCCTGGCTCAACATGTCATGAGAGATGAGCAGTGCTGGAAGTGGGCCGCTACGTAGCGGTACGCagtattttactcattttactccttggtgTACCGTGACATTGTCATGCGTACCggagcttctcacaagctgccggatCTCGTCTgtcctctccatatcaggttctgtAGGAGATTCATGATGGTGATTCATAAAGGCGCAGAGCCAGCGGATTTGCGCCGCGTGGGTTCCCGTATTGAACGGAAGCGCCACGCTATTAATCTCGGCACGAGCTGAAGCCTGGCTGTTCACATCAGAAGAGCATTTCTCTGCTTCTTCTGATCCTCTGCCGTTTActattcatctctctctctgtgtctctctctctgtctctctgtctgtctgtctctctctctgtgtgtctctctctctgtctgtctgtctgtctctctctctgtctgcttgtCTGTCTGCCAGGGCGGGGCTAAAGTGGGGGCCGGGGCTGGCACTGGCCACCCAATCAGAGTCTGAATGCGATAGGTCCGATAAGACTCAAGAAACATTAATGATGATCTAATGTAttactgatatactgtatgaaaccCAGCtccaggatttcattcaatattctcaaatttcacattatatatataataatttcc encodes:
- the si:ch211-105f12.2 gene encoding RIMS-binding protein 2-like yields the protein METGLELDVLIFPDQVRIVTPEELTEWELETASQVSIPTVRLFVALYPYNPAAMSPNYDTAAEELPFVPGQIIKVFGDKDSDGFYHGESGGLSGYVPSNMVAEIPVDDEYLKHLLMQQGFLPVDHTGVSLTPDLSLSDVASIPSIDDVVVRRMVALFDYDPWENSPNMDSEVELGFRSGDIIYALGDMDQDGFYYGDLHGRRGLVPSNYLQPLPWN